Proteins encoded within one genomic window of Venenivibrio stagnispumantis:
- a CDS encoding HEPN domain-containing protein, with product MFQWEDFITLSQKLFSKEESEWKEVLEGRSCEEALYRMIVSRCYYGIFKKVEDYLMNRFNFPQVGSSHEQKIRFLQNHNNRNVQEFGRKLRSLKTLRTIADYDSSENINRETAKDAIQKASELFQKWEEIINLL from the coding sequence ATGTTCCAATGGGAAGATTTTATAACTCTTTCGCAAAAATTATTTTCTAAAGAAGAGTCAGAATGGAAAGAAGTTCTTGAAGGAAGAAGTTGTGAAGAAGCTCTTTACAGAATGATAGTAAGTAGATGTTATTATGGTATTTTTAAGAAGGTAGAAGATTATTTAATGAATAGATTTAATTTTCCACAAGTTGGAAGTTCCCATGAGCAAAAAATAAGATTTTTACAAAATCACAATAATAGAAATGTACAAGAATTTGGAAGAAAACTTAGATCTTTAAAAACATTAAGAACAATAGCCGATTATGACTCTAGTGAAAATATAAACCGAGAAACCGCTAAAGATGCTATACAAAAAGCCTCTGAACTCTTTCAAAAATGGGAAGAAATAATTAACTTACTTTAA
- a CDS encoding type II restriction endonuclease produces the protein MIKFKELGFKSFEEYKSKFFETLLTTNKTYEYFVDWDKVKNTVRKNLNEIFLLNSLSKIENEKREQYLQRLLKNYPKVVEIIPILIAERAKNGKIDIFDPELENFINFNFSYKADINKIVEFCKKTGIVKLFDEITNLYDYIFGIEVGLDTNARKNRSGDIFEKLCGKKIEKLLKGKPYKIVSQDLNFSLYSEGNKKHDFVIYKNEKPVLLIECSFYNGTGSKPIETARSYIQLYKKAKDNNVKFLWITDGLAWKSLENQLVEAMKEMEWVLNFRLLNLIERILGVDENDNSG, from the coding sequence ATGATAAAATTTAAAGAGTTAGGTTTTAAAAGTTTTGAAGAGTATAAATCTAAATTTTTTGAAACTCTTTTAACTACAAATAAAACTTATGAATATTTTGTTGATTGGGATAAAGTTAAGAATACTGTAAGAAAGAACTTGAATGAAATTTTTTTATTAAACTCATTATCTAAAATTGAAAATGAAAAAAGAGAACAATACTTGCAACGTTTATTAAAAAATTATCCAAAAGTTGTAGAAATTATTCCTATTCTTATAGCCGAAAGAGCTAAAAATGGGAAAATAGATATATTTGACCCGGAATTAGAAAACTTTATAAATTTTAATTTTAGTTATAAAGCTGATATAAATAAGATTGTAGAGTTTTGTAAGAAAACCGGTATTGTGAAACTCTTTGATGAAATAACAAATTTATATGACTATATTTTTGGCATAGAAGTAGGATTAGATACAAACGCAAGAAAAAATAGAAGTGGTGATATTTTTGAAAAATTATGTGGGAAAAAAATTGAAAAATTGTTAAAAGGAAAGCCTTATAAAATTGTAAGTCAGGATTTAAATTTTTCCTTATACTCAGAAGGTAATAAAAAGCATGACTTTGTAATTTATAAAAATGAAAAACCTGTCCTTTTGATTGAGTGTAGCTTTTATAACGGAACCGGTAGTAAGCCAATTGAAACAGCAAGAAGTTATATCCAATTATACAAAAAAGCAAAAGATAACAATGTTAAATTCTTATGGATAACTGATGGTCTTGCTTGGAAAAGCCTTGAAAATCAATTAGTTGAAGCTATGAAAGAAATGGAATGGGTTCTTAATTTTAGATTGTTAAATCTTATAGAAAGAATTTTGGGAGTAGATGAAAATGATAATTCCGGTTAA
- a CDS encoding DNA adenine methylase, with protein MIIPVNTKPKPFVKWAGGKRQIIDVLLQEKPLNFNNYIEPFLGGGAFLFELMPENAIINDINTELINAYRVIKNYPDELIESLKNHQHQHNENYYYQIRALNPANLNPIERASRFIYLNKTCYNGLYRENSKGEFNVPFGRYKSPKIVDEENIRLVSEYLNNANVEIFNSDYKEVCKLAQEEDFIYLDPPYYPLSKTSSFTKYTRYDFTEDNQIELSMIFKQLDKKGCFVMLSNSNSPFIKELYKGYNIIEIEANRCINANGKKRKKANIEILVKNF; from the coding sequence ATGATAATTCCGGTTAATACTAAACCAAAACCATTCGTAAAATGGGCGGGTGGAAAAAGACAAATAATAGATGTTTTACTACAAGAAAAACCATTGAATTTTAATAATTATATAGAGCCATTTTTAGGCGGTGGAGCATTTTTATTTGAACTAATGCCGGAGAATGCAATTATAAATGATATAAATACAGAGTTAATTAATGCTTATAGAGTAATAAAAAATTATCCGGACGAACTTATTGAAAGTCTAAAAAATCATCAACATCAACACAATGAAAATTATTATTATCAAATAAGAGCATTAAATCCGGCAAATTTAAATCCAATAGAAAGAGCAAGTAGATTTATTTATTTAAATAAAACCTGTTATAATGGCTTATATAGAGAGAATTCAAAGGGTGAATTTAATGTTCCTTTTGGCAGATATAAATCTCCTAAAATTGTAGATGAAGAAAATATAAGATTAGTATCAGAATATTTAAATAATGCAAATGTAGAAATATTTAATAGTGATTATAAAGAAGTTTGTAAATTAGCACAAGAAGAAGATTTTATTTATTTAGACCCGCCATATTATCCACTTAGCAAAACATCTTCTTTTACAAAATACACAAGATATGATTTTACGGAAGATAATCAAATAGAATTATCTATGATTTTTAAACAATTAGATAAAAAAGGTTGCTTTGTAATGTTATCAAATTCTAATAGTCCTTTCATAAAGGAACTTTATAAAGGCTACAATATAATTGAAATAGAAGCAAATAGATGTATAAATGCAAATGGAAAGAAAAGAAAAAAAGCCAATATTGAAATCCTTGTTAAAAATTTTTAA